Proteins co-encoded in one Coregonus clupeaformis isolate EN_2021a chromosome 17, ASM2061545v1, whole genome shotgun sequence genomic window:
- the zgc:64022 gene encoding ras-related and estrogen-regulated growth inhibitor-like protein — protein MVVQVNPPTRHYSKTMEGSQQKVEANVLLLGAESVGKSALTVRFLTRRFIGEYGDIESINSHTDRIDGREICFNIWDSLCPQNGEVAGHISDRQLQWADGFILVYSICDRASFNVVRQQVQRVQQAKSKFPGAPPIIIVGNKRDLQHRRTVSSEEGRLLALSTDCGFFEISAAETYHEVQLVFHELLDLIREARALKKGAAGIKGIVRSMSAVFGRKRTE, from the exons ATGGTTGTCCAAGTAAATCCGCCCACTCGCCACTACAGCAAAACAATGGAAGGAAGTCAGCAAAAGGTGGAGGCTAATGTCTTACTACTTGGAGCTGAAAGCGTCGGTAAATCTG CTCTCACGGTGCGGTTTCTTACTAGAAGGTTTATCGGCGAATACGGCGATATTG AATCCATCAACAGTCATACTGACCGGATAGACGGACGGGAGATCTGCTTCAATATCTGGGACTCGCTTTGCCCCCAG AATGGTGAGGTCGCGGGACACATCAGCGACAGACAACTCCAGTGGGCGGACGGTTTCATCCTGGTTTACAGCATATGTGACCGTGCCAGCTTCAACGTGGTGCGGCAACAGGTGCAGCGCGTCCAGCAAGCCAAAAGCAAATTCCCCGGCGCCCCTCCCATCATCATCGTGGGGAATAAACGTGACCTCCAGCATCGCCGCACCGTCTCCAGCGAGGAAGGACGCCTCCTCGCACTTTCCACAGACTGTGGCTTCTTTGAGATCTCTGCAGCGGAGACATACCACGAGGTACAGCTGGTATTTCACGAACTGCTCGACCTTATCCGAGAGGCGAGGGCGCTCAAGAAGGGGGCAGCTGGGATCAAGGGTATTGTGAGAAGCATGTCCGCAGTTTTCGGAAGGAAGAGGACTGAGTAG